The Carassius auratus strain Wakin chromosome 11, ASM336829v1, whole genome shotgun sequence DNA window tactacacagagccgatgttaactgagaagatgcgcaaatccacgttcattttcagcatttatttgtgcatcttctctattaacaacggttctgtgtagtaacagctgctctatgtgaaatcacgcacctgagggaatttaccgctgattagagaaccggctttactgacgagatgcgcattaacgatcggccgatcgtgatcggagtagtcctaaataaaataaatatacctaCAATAATTTCTGTATGACCGTTAAATCGTATGTATCACGTTGAGTGGCCTGTTCGTGCATTTTAAACAGTGTGCATGCGTGTGTCTGAGAGTGCAtcatgtctgcagccagaccctcccTCTTTTGGGACACTTAAAGCACTTTTGCagtcaaaacaaaatgtattcaacatttctcacgttatcacagtttattcgctttaaagctgcagtcggtaacttttgacgctctagcggttaataaacagaactgcttgcgtcttgcggaagaacattgtagccggaactacttctctctgtttatgtctatgaagaatcacaaaggtactgggttactccgccgcgatacccccgaagcaatctaaaatagtccgaatataaacacttattatagatacaccctagtgattcaggacaagctaaaaacacggtttggaaaatggattcatggtgtactcgcttattatataaatttttctgcattttgaacacaaacaaagttacggaccgcagctctgattggttgtttcttaccgggagcgatggagtttctgcaaatggcaataggacactgggaggagccagaggagcttgatttttacacagattatcatCACATGTCCACACCTGCACTGGTTCCAGACTCATGTTGTTCTGTTGTTTCAGCTGTGGCTTCCAAGTGAGCTTCAGAGAGGATTTAAATGACCTTTCGCTGGTCATCAATCCTCAAGGATGCCTCGTTGAGAGTCTGCAAGAGTACTTCAAAGTGAGTGACATCACTGCCAACAtcattttctgattggctgatgtctgtgttgtttgttttctccAGAAATCTTTGTTTGAATGCTCTTGCAGTGAGTGTGCCAGTAATGTGTTTTTGGATATGCTGGAACTAATCAGTCTTTCAGCTGTTGATTAGTTGGTACTAAACATAAGCTAGTCTACACCTTGAGATGATTTGAATCTCTATATAAGCTGGTGCTTCTGTTCATGTGCTTTGACATCACATCCTCGATTACAGAAGCTGAAGAATCGACTGGAAGTTCCAGAAGGTACAAGACAAGTATGGATCAGTCCATCACACGCCTGCCCTCTGCTGGACACTTATGGAACAATCACAAACAACAAAGTACCCTGAAAGACAGCCTCAGGGGGACATTTGCTCTTAAAAACTGCTTTTCTAAGAGGTTTATGCATTGAAGATTTACcgaagtgttatttatttattcattttttgatgCATCATCTACAACAGAGAGAAGAGAGATTAGACTCTTAAAGAGAAAAGGCCCAAAGCAACAGCAAGAGAGAAGGAAGGAGAGGGCTGAGACAAAGCACAAAAGGAAAGATATTCAGCAATTCATAGATGGACTGATAAATAAGACTGATATACAGACtgacagagagatagataaaaTATTAAAGGGAATGTTATagagaatgatagatagaataaTAGAACCATGGATAGACACAGCATTATACAGAATgatagaaatattaaattaaagataGAACCACAGATTAATAGatgtaacaaacaaaaaaacaatcaatagATAGATATAGTCTGAATTAAATGCACTTTGTGTAACATTTTAAGTGAAAAACATTTGCCTTGTGAAACATAAGCTTCAATTAAtcttgagaaatatatttttttctcaattctgaacataaattaaacatttctacACCTTTTCATAATTATCTTTGCACCAAACATATTTTTAGATGTATGCAAGtctagacagacagatagacagacagatagatagatagatagatagatagatagatagatagatagatagatagatagatagatagatagcacatTAGCATAACACATGTCAAGCACCGAATTACATTGATGAAAAAGTAGAAATTAAAGTCTGTAGTTGACTTTTTAAGAATTTCATGTCAACTAAGTTACACATTAAAGTGTAAATTCACGGTTATTTATCAAAACGATTTGAATAAACCCAATAATATTCATAACCCTGCACTTACGTTATATGTACATCCAATCGTCACCGTCAGATTTACCTCAGCTGGAAATAAACACAGCAACTGTCCCACTTAAGATTTTGGCGGGAGGAAATTGATAACGTGATTCAAACGCGGTTTCCGTTGGAGCGTTTCTGCTGGTGAGCTGAACTCACACTGACCTCTGCTGGCCGAGAGCGGAACTGCAGTTTGATAAAATCAGTATATGCTACACGACTATGTATTAggcaaaattaaaaaacatttacctATTACacagtattttattattcacTACTTATATTATTTTTGCTAAAACTAAAGATTTGGAAGTCTTCACATTATATATAACAAGTAAAAACGAAGTTGTATTTTGTCATTACAAAGggcaacaatttattaaaaactattccttatttttttaattatttcatatttcaaaacacaaaaaatgtgcatagaaTAACTCTGGAATTCCTAGATTAATATTGTTGTTTAGATGTATTGATTTTTTAGGTGCCTGTCGTCCAGCTTGCTTGCATCCTTGAATGTGAAAGCATCCTCAGAGTTGTGCATGTGTAAGTGACGCCCATCACAAGTGTCTTTACAGTGGGGTGTTAAATGCTGAATAGACGGTTTCTCACATTCAAAGTCAAGGTGACAGATTACCTCCGGACACATTTTACTGCTCTCATAAACTCTTATGGGCCTCCTGCAGTCCTTTGTCAAAACTCCGGAGGTCATCAAACTCAGAAACAAGAGTGTAATGCAAAAGTGCAAGCATTTTCTCCTTGAAACTTTCTAGCACTGACACACAAAACAGGTAACGTAACAGGAATGGAGTCCCAGAGATTTCATAACAAATTCAGAGAAGGTTTATTTGGTCTTTAATCCCCAGGCAGAGAAATCAATAAAGTGGTTGGATtacaaaaatatcataatttcaaTTGTGTGTTTGTATCATAATAAAAGCCACACACTCGGTGAGCTTGCATAGTGAAATCCGTGAACACATTCACCTTCCTCAGCTTCAcgataatgcataaaaaaaaacaaacattgcatATGTCTGTTGCCCTATTCCTTAGGGAAAGACAGATAGAGTATTTAGCATAAAAAGatatacatgtatgtgaaacatagtgAAAAAAGAAATTCATGAATTCATTTCTAAATAGTTTGTTGCAAATTATCAGATTTGATTCAATGCaacaatttacttaaaaatggATTCTATACCTATATCACGAATGAGGCCCAGATATGCAGCATAATGACAATTCCTagtgtttaaaagtaaaaaagtaaatactTTTGGAAAGTACTTTTATAAAGCATACACATTTCACAGATTAGAGTTTCGCTACTGATTTGATTTTACGGCAACATGGAAAACCCATAAGAAGTGATTTGGTTTGATTGTATTTGGCAAGAAAAACCCTGCAGGAGGAAGATCTGGTctcctcatcatcatcagaaGAAGGGCTCAGTCCAGCACAGGAAAGCTTGAGGTGGGAATCAAAGCAGCGTGCATCTCTCTTTCAAACTCTTCTTATTCTTGccgctcttcttcccgttcttcTCCTTGTTCTCGGACATCTTCTTCGCCCGCACCTCCCTCATCAGATCAAAGAAGACCTGCGGAGAACAAAACACACTATAGAGTAAATATGGCGAGAGCATGCATTCTGAAAGCATCAGGATATTTAATGCACAAACCTTATCCACATTGGCTCTGGTTTTGGCTGATGTTTCTACATACTGGACGGACCACTCGTCCGCTTTGGTTCGTGCCTCGTCCGCAGAAACCTGTCTCCTGTCCTCCAAATCAGACTTATTCCCCACCAATAACAGAGGGATTTTATCATCCTCCGCTTTCACTCTCAGGATCTGCTCCCTGTGTGGACCAGCAGCACAAACACAATAATTACAACTCGTAAGGCTGCACTtacttgattaaaaatacagaaaaattttgttaaattattgcaatttaaaataactgttttctatgtgaatatctttttaaatgtaatttatatcagtgatgcgcagctgtattttcagcatcattacttcagtcttcagtgtcacatgatcttcagaaatcagtataatattctgatttactgctcaagaaacttttctgattattatcaatgtttattaatattatttatttatttcttgtggAAACCGTTATACACTTCCATTCTAATGTTTGGGGTGAgtatttgcattaaattgataagaaatggcaataaatatatttataaagatttatatttgtattcatatatataataaaaaaagctaatcatttatatttgtatttttcagaaaATACGAGTGGCAGTATACAATATAgtaaagtttcactttttattaCCAATGAATTTAGAACATTTCTAGATAtttgtgattaatttttttttttttttttttataattcatttgcTCACAAATAGCTTTTTCTAGCCAATAAAACATGTTTGAGCTTGACATAACTAGAATCTAAATGTTAATTGTAAATTGttcataaatagtttttttttttttttaatgattttattaatgGGCATGACTTTTCCAGGTCTTGAAATCAGTTTAAAATTCCCTTTTATACCCaacaaaatatttctgtaatggcaaagctgttCATTTTCAACGTTTTCAACGAGTGgcaataaagataaaatataaaaggacttttaaatattaaaatatttaattatttttccacTCGTATTTCATTACAAAGTTTTTATTACTTTAGTTATTAACACAACTAGaaaattattcattataaaaatcaccaattttgttttgttgtattttaagattttaagaatttccatgacttttcctgGTTTAGAAATCACACTTTTGTAATTCTCTCATACATTTATGTTTTCCGGTCATTGtctatttttttacttataatttaCGATTTAATTAATTTCTAAGACTTCTCCAGATCTAGAAATAACACTTTTGAAAAATTCTCTCATATATTGAGGTTTCTCCCCATTTTGACTCATAAATAAAATACCAGTTATTAGAGGAAaagaattaaagaaagaaatataatctCAGTTTTCACTCATTTTAAAGCTGGTTTTGTCTCAACACTGGGTCTGTATCTGGGAGCTTCAGAGTTTAGTTTTGGGCTGTAATGATAACATCATTCAGAGAACATACAGTGCAGTAACCTCGTGGAGATCTGACCTGAAGTCTGACGAGGCGCTGAAGGACTCGGGCTCTGTGATGGAGAAAACCAGAAGGAAACCCTCTCCGCTGCGGAAGTAGTTGTCCCTGATGGCAGCGTAGTCTTCCTGCCCCGCCGTATCCAAAATATCAATCTGCACCTCCTCTCCATCCAGCACCACTTTCTTCCGGTAACTGTCTGCTTTGGTGGGCTCATAGTCCTCCACAAACTGAGCCGAGCAAAGCATTAGTTACAGGatcagtgctgttattgttaact harbors:
- the LOC113110723 gene encoding ras-related protein Ral-B-like, translating into MAANKSKTQSSLVLHKVIMVGSGGVGKSALTLQFMYDEFVEDYEPTKADSYRKKVVLDGEEVQIDILDTAGQEDYAAIRDNYFRSGEGFLLVFSITEPESFSASSDFREQILRVKAEDDKIPLLLVGNKSDLEDRRQVSADEARTKADEWSVQYVETSAKTRANVDKVFFDLMREVRAKKMSENKEKNGKKSGKNKKSLKERCTLL